Proteins from one Telopea speciosissima isolate NSW1024214 ecotype Mountain lineage chromosome 1, Tspe_v1, whole genome shotgun sequence genomic window:
- the LOC122660137 gene encoding actin-depolymerizing factor 2, producing MANAASGMAVHDDCKLKFLELKAKRTYRFIVYKIEEKQKQVVVEKVGEPAQNYEDFTASLPADECRYAVFDFDFVTSENVQKSKIFFIAWCPDTSRVRSKMIYASSKDRFKRELDGIQVELQATDPTEMGLDVIRSRAS from the exons ATG GCCAACGCCGCATCAGGGATGGCTGTGCATGATGACTGTAAGCTAAAGTTTTTGGAATTGAAAGCGAAAAGAACTTACCGCTTCATAGTTTACAAGATAGAGGAGAAGCAAAAGCAGGTTGTGGTGGAAAAAGTGGGGGAGCCCGCTCAAAATTATGAGGATTTCACTGCAAGCCTTCCTGCTGATGAGTGCCGATATGCAGTCTTTGATTTTGACTTTGTAACTTCTGAGAATGTTCAGAAAAGCAAGATTTTCTTCATCGCCTG gTGTCCTGATACTTCAAGGGTGAGAAGTAAGATGATTTATGCAAGTTCCAAGGACAGATTCAAGAGAGAGCTAGATGGGATTCAGGTGGAGTTGCAGGCAACCGATCCTACTGAGATGGGCCTTGATGTTATTAGAAGCCGTGCCAGCTAA